One region of Pseudomonas glycinae genomic DNA includes:
- a CDS encoding GNAT family N-acetyltransferase, with protein sequence MSFQLRQATSADLSFVRELTCRNMLRYYIHYDLLWQDEAFDVAWAGRENWLILREGELTGYVSLSRDARAVYIRELQIVESAQGQGAGSWAIDQVSAMARLERRPALRLTVFKNNPAQNLYRRKGMLVQGEDECFLRMQLDLSTPVL encoded by the coding sequence ATGAGTTTTCAGTTGCGCCAGGCAACGTCCGCCGACCTGTCGTTTGTACGAGAGCTGACTTGCCGAAACATGCTTCGGTACTACATTCACTATGACTTGCTGTGGCAGGACGAGGCGTTCGATGTCGCCTGGGCAGGGCGCGAAAACTGGTTGATCCTTCGCGAAGGCGAATTGACGGGGTATGTCAGTCTCAGTCGTGATGCTCGGGCCGTGTATATCCGCGAATTGCAGATCGTCGAAAGCGCTCAAGGCCAGGGCGCGGGATCCTGGGCGATCGATCAGGTTAGTGCGATGGCCCGGCTGGAGCGCAGGCCGGCGCTGCGCCTGACGGTGTTCAAAAACAATCCGGCGCAAAACCTTTATCGAAGAAAAGGAATGTTGGTGCAGGGCGAGGACGAGTGTTTCCTGCGAATGCAGCTCGATTTGAGTACACCTGTGCTCTGA
- the uvrC gene encoding excinuclease ABC subunit UvrC, whose product MTETFDSGAFLSTVSGRPGVYRMFDSDARLLYVGKAKNLKKRLASYFRKTGLAPKTAALVGRIAQVETTITSNETEALLLEQTLIKEWRPPYNILLRDDKSYPYVFLSDGQFPRLSIHRGAKKAKGKYFGPYPSAGAIRESLSLLQKTFFVRQCEDSYYKNRTRPCLQYQIKRCKAPCVGLVEPEVYAEDVRHSVMFLEGRSHALTNELSTAMEEAAINLEFERAAELRDQIALLRRVQDQQSMEGGTGDIDVIAAFVNPGGACVHLISVRGGRVLGSKNFFPQVGIEEDVAEVMAAFLGQYFISSPERDLPSELIVNVVHDDFPALIEAIQALRGRELSISHRVRGTRARWQQLAVTNAEQALGARLANRQHVAARFEALAEVLNLDEPPQRLECYDISHSSGEATVASCVVFGPEGAIKSDYRRYNIEGVTAGDDYAAMHQALTRRFSKLKEGEGKLPDILLVDGGKGQLSMARDVLNELAVPDLILLGVAKGATRKAGFETLYLNDAANEFTLRGDSPALHLIQQIRDEAHRFAITGHRARRGKTRRTSTLEGVAGVGPTRRRDLLKHFGGLQELSRASIEEIAKAPGISKKLAESIYANLHSE is encoded by the coding sequence ATGACTGAAACCTTCGATTCAGGCGCCTTTCTGTCAACCGTCAGCGGGCGTCCCGGCGTGTATCGCATGTTCGACAGCGATGCGCGTCTGCTGTATGTCGGCAAGGCGAAGAACCTCAAAAAACGTCTGGCCAGCTACTTCCGCAAGACCGGCCTTGCGCCGAAAACCGCAGCACTGGTCGGGCGCATCGCCCAGGTCGAAACCACCATCACGTCCAACGAGACAGAGGCGTTGCTGCTTGAGCAAACCCTGATCAAGGAGTGGCGGCCGCCTTACAACATCCTGCTGCGCGACGACAAATCCTATCCCTATGTCTTTTTGTCTGACGGGCAATTTCCGCGCCTGAGCATTCATCGCGGGGCCAAGAAGGCCAAGGGCAAGTATTTCGGTCCCTATCCGAGTGCCGGGGCTATTCGCGAAAGCCTCAGCCTTTTGCAGAAGACTTTTTTCGTGCGTCAGTGCGAGGACAGTTACTACAAGAACCGGACCCGTCCGTGCCTGCAATATCAGATCAAGCGTTGCAAGGCGCCTTGTGTCGGACTCGTCGAGCCTGAGGTTTACGCCGAGGACGTGCGTCACTCGGTAATGTTCCTCGAAGGGCGCAGCCACGCATTGACCAATGAGTTGTCGACGGCGATGGAAGAGGCTGCGATCAATCTCGAGTTCGAGCGTGCCGCCGAACTGCGCGACCAGATTGCGCTACTACGCCGGGTGCAGGATCAACAAAGCATGGAAGGCGGAACGGGCGACATTGATGTGATCGCCGCGTTCGTCAATCCTGGCGGTGCCTGTGTTCATCTGATCAGCGTGCGGGGAGGGCGGGTGCTTGGCAGCAAGAATTTCTTCCCCCAGGTCGGGATCGAAGAGGACGTTGCCGAAGTCATGGCGGCGTTTCTGGGGCAATACTTCATCAGCAGCCCGGAACGCGACTTGCCGAGCGAGCTGATCGTCAACGTCGTGCATGACGACTTTCCTGCACTGATCGAGGCCATTCAGGCGCTGCGCGGACGTGAGTTGAGCATCAGTCATCGGGTGCGTGGCACCCGGGCGCGCTGGCAGCAACTGGCCGTGACCAATGCCGAACAGGCACTGGGTGCGCGGCTGGCCAATCGTCAGCACGTTGCCGCACGTTTCGAAGCGTTGGCAGAAGTGTTGAACCTCGACGAGCCACCGCAACGGCTGGAATGCTATGACATCAGCCACTCCAGCGGTGAAGCCACAGTTGCGTCCTGCGTGGTATTCGGCCCTGAAGGGGCGATCAAGTCGGATTATCGCCGCTACAACATCGAAGGCGTGACGGCCGGCGACGATTACGCCGCCATGCATCAGGCCCTGACCCGACGTTTCAGCAAGCTGAAGGAAGGTGAGGGCAAGTTGCCGGATATTCTGCTGGTGGACGGCGGCAAGGGGCAATTGTCGATGGCGCGTGATGTGCTCAACGAACTGGCTGTTCCGGATCTGATCCTGCTGGGGGTCGCCAAGGGGGCTACCCGCAAGGCGGGATTCGAGACTTTGTATCTGAATGATGCAGCAAACGAGTTCACCTTGCGGGGTGATTCGCCGGCGCTCCATCTGATTCAGCAGATTCGCGACGAGGCCCACCGCTTTGCAATCACCGGCCACCGTGCACGGCGCGGCAAGACCCGCCGTACGTCAACGCTGGAGGGTGTAGCGGGCGTTGGGCCAACCCGGCGTCGGGACTTGTTGAAACATTTTGGTGGATTGCAGGAGCTGTCTCGTGCAAGCATCGAAGAGATCGCCAAAGCACCGGGGATCAGCAAAAAGCTAGCAGAGTCGATTTATGCAAACCTGCATAGTGAGTAG
- a CDS encoding ABC-F family ATP-binding cassette domain-containing protein, with translation MTHVSRTPALVSLNQLGFQFANGETIFTALNLKFDHTPTAIVGRNGVGKSVLARLIAGHWRPTSGSVTRAVATTYVAQTFVTLPGETVAETTGSAAIFQALERMNRGCGSVEDFDLIGEQWDLADRLRRLLDDAGLSNVAFTDLTAHLSGGQQARVALIGAFLSRAPLLILDEPTNHLDASGRQWLMSALERWQTGLIVVSHDRQLLDRMSRIVELNASGAVEFGGNYTAFREHQRIHQAAARARLEQARSERQRERIRLRREHDTIQRHAANSRRNAESANIASFEYVAIKGAAREIMGRVRQGHQDRKSELDAQVRDAYAKVQPEDSVLINLPGSAVPNNRQICTLIEARLPWLPGDALNLAIHGPMRIAVSGPNGCGKSTLLKVLAGELAPLEGIATTHVPFAFLDQQLAQLDDQRSITEQLMTQGAALSEGTLRSYLAHLQLDANRATGPCASLSGGERLKAALALALWRTDPAQLLLLDEPTNHLDLPSVEAFERALQTFPGTIVAVSHDQDFLEALNPTHHLRWHRSAWQLYPTN, from the coding sequence ATGACTCACGTCTCGCGTACGCCTGCACTCGTCTCCCTGAACCAGCTGGGTTTTCAGTTCGCCAATGGCGAGACGATTTTCACTGCACTCAATCTGAAATTCGATCACACCCCGACTGCCATCGTCGGGCGCAACGGCGTGGGCAAAAGCGTATTGGCGCGCCTGATTGCCGGACATTGGCGCCCCACCAGTGGCAGCGTAACGCGCGCCGTGGCGACGACCTACGTGGCGCAAACCTTTGTCACGCTACCCGGCGAGACGGTCGCCGAGACCACCGGCAGCGCCGCGATTTTTCAGGCGCTGGAGCGAATGAACCGGGGCTGCGGCTCAGTCGAGGATTTCGACCTCATTGGCGAACAATGGGATCTGGCGGACCGCTTGCGCCGCCTGCTCGATGACGCCGGACTGAGCAACGTCGCCTTTACTGATTTGACCGCGCACCTGAGTGGCGGCCAGCAAGCGCGCGTTGCCCTGATTGGCGCGTTTTTAAGCCGGGCTCCGCTGCTGATTCTCGATGAGCCGACCAACCATCTGGATGCATCGGGACGGCAATGGCTGATGAGTGCACTGGAGCGCTGGCAAACCGGTTTGATCGTCGTCAGCCATGATCGGCAACTGCTCGACCGGATGTCTCGAATCGTCGAGTTGAACGCATCGGGGGCTGTCGAATTCGGCGGCAATTACACGGCATTTCGCGAGCATCAACGGATCCATCAAGCCGCAGCGCGAGCACGTCTTGAACAGGCCAGAAGCGAACGCCAGCGCGAGCGGATTCGACTTCGCCGCGAGCACGACACGATACAGCGTCACGCCGCCAACTCCCGCCGTAACGCCGAGTCCGCCAACATTGCCAGTTTCGAATACGTCGCGATCAAGGGCGCCGCCCGGGAAATCATGGGACGTGTCCGTCAGGGACATCAGGACCGCAAGTCCGAGCTGGATGCCCAAGTGCGCGACGCTTACGCCAAGGTGCAACCCGAGGACAGCGTGCTGATTAACTTGCCCGGGAGCGCCGTGCCCAACAACCGTCAGATCTGCACGCTGATTGAGGCCCGATTGCCGTGGCTGCCGGGCGATGCCCTCAATCTTGCGATCCACGGCCCGATGCGGATCGCTGTCAGCGGCCCAAACGGCTGCGGCAAATCAACCTTGCTGAAGGTGCTTGCCGGGGAACTGGCACCCTTGGAGGGAATCGCCACAACACATGTGCCCTTCGCATTCCTGGATCAGCAATTGGCGCAACTGGACGATCAGCGCTCCATCACCGAGCAGCTGATGACGCAGGGAGCTGCGCTGAGCGAGGGCACCCTGCGCAGCTATCTCGCCCACTTGCAACTGGATGCGAACCGCGCCACTGGGCCCTGCGCCTCATTGAGCGGTGGAGAACGCTTGAAGGCCGCATTGGCGCTGGCCTTGTGGCGAACGGATCCTGCGCAGTTATTGTTGCTGGATGAGCCGACCAATCATCTGGATCTGCCTTCGGTGGAAGCATTCGAACGAGCGTTGCAGACTTTTCCAGGCACCATTGTCGCCGTTTCCCATGATCAGGATTTCCTTGAGGCGTTGAATCCAACTCATCACTTGCGCTGGCACCGATCAGCCTGGCAACTGTACCCGACGAACTGA
- the pgsA gene encoding CDP-diacylglycerol--glycerol-3-phosphate 3-phosphatidyltransferase, whose translation MNIPNLITVLRVLLIPIFILLFYLPYQWSYMASSSVFAFAAATDWLDGYLARRLEQSTPFGAFLDPVADKLMVAVALVLLVQEHGNLWLTLPAAVIIGREIVVSALREWMAELGARAHVAVSNLGKWKTAAQMLALVILLANPKVFSFWVFVGYALLMVSAGLTLWSMVQYLRAAWPHLKTDVEKK comes from the coding sequence ATGAATATCCCTAATCTGATTACCGTTCTCCGCGTCCTGCTTATCCCGATCTTCATTCTGCTGTTCTACCTGCCTTACCAATGGAGCTATATGGCCTCAAGTTCGGTATTCGCCTTTGCGGCGGCAACGGACTGGCTGGATGGCTATCTGGCGCGACGTCTGGAGCAAAGCACGCCGTTTGGTGCGTTTCTCGATCCTGTTGCTGACAAACTGATGGTGGCTGTTGCCCTGGTGTTGCTGGTGCAAGAACATGGCAACCTTTGGCTCACTCTGCCGGCCGCTGTCATCATCGGTCGCGAGATCGTTGTCTCGGCGCTGCGTGAGTGGATGGCCGAACTGGGTGCCCGGGCTCATGTAGCCGTGTCGAATCTGGGCAAGTGGAAAACCGCTGCGCAAATGCTCGCACTGGTTATCCTGCTGGCCAACCCAAAGGTTTTCAGTTTCTGGGTTTTCGTTGGTTATGCATTGCTGATGGTGTCGGCAGGCCTGACCCTGTGGTCGATGGTTCAGTACCTTCGCGCTGCCTGGCCACATCTGAAGACCGATGTTGAAAAGAAATAA
- the uvrY gene encoding UvrY/SirA/GacA family response regulator transcription factor: MIRVLVVDDHDLVRTGITRMLADIDGLQVVGQAESGEESLIKARELKPDVVLMDVKMPGIGGLEATRKLLRSHPDIKVVAVTVCEEDPFPTRLLQAGAAGYLTKGAGLPEMVQAIRLVFAGQRYISPQIAQQLAIKSFQPTNDSPFDALSEREIQIALMIVGCQKVQIISDKLCLSPKTVNTYRYRIFEKLSISSDVELTLLAVRHGMVDASL; encoded by the coding sequence TTGATTAGGGTGCTAGTGGTCGACGACCATGATCTCGTTCGTACAGGCATTACACGTATGCTGGCCGACATCGATGGCCTGCAGGTAGTGGGCCAGGCCGAGTCCGGGGAAGAATCCCTCATCAAGGCTCGTGAGTTGAAGCCCGACGTGGTGCTGATGGACGTCAAGATGCCGGGTATCGGCGGCCTGGAAGCCACGCGCAAACTGTTGCGCAGTCATCCCGACATCAAAGTGGTCGCGGTCACCGTGTGTGAGGAAGACCCGTTTCCTACACGGTTGCTGCAGGCCGGTGCGGCGGGTTATCTGACCAAGGGCGCCGGACTGCCGGAAATGGTTCAGGCCATACGCCTGGTGTTTGCCGGCCAGCGCTATATCAGTCCGCAAATTGCCCAGCAACTCGCCATAAAATCCTTTCAGCCGACCAACGATTCACCATTCGATGCGTTGTCCGAGCGGGAAATCCAGATTGCGCTGATGATTGTCGGCTGTCAGAAGGTTCAGATCATTTCCGACAAGTTATGCCTGTCGCCGAAAACCGTGAATACCTACCGTTACCGCATTTTCGAGAAGCTCTCGATCAGCAGCGATGTCGAGCTGACGCTTCTGGCAGTTCGTCACGGCATGGTTGATGCCAGCCTCTGA